The Sus scrofa isolate TJ Tabasco breed Duroc chromosome 4, Sscrofa11.1, whole genome shotgun sequence genomic sequence cagcttacatttccaccaacagtgcaggagggtttccttttctccacaccccctccagcatttattatttgtggacttattaatgatggccattctgactggtgtgaggtggtatctcatggtagttttgatttgcatttctctaataatcagtgatgtagagcattttttcatgcgcttgttggccatctttacatcttccttggaaaaatgtctattcaggtcttttgcccatttttcaattgggttgttggcttttttgctgttgagttgtataagttgcttgtatattctagagactaagcccttgtcagttgcatcatttgaaactattttctcccattttgtaagttttctttttggtttcctttgctgtgcaaaagcttgtcagtttgattaggtcctattggtttatttttgcttttatttctgttgctttgggagactgacctgagaaaatattcataaggttgatgtcagagaatgtttggcctatgttctcttccaggagtttggtggtgtcttgtcttatatttaagtctttaagccattttgagtttattttcatgcatggtgtgagggtgtgttctagtttcattgatttgcatgcagctgtccaggtttcccagcaagacttactgaaaagacggtctttttcccattttatgttcttgcctcctttgtcaaagtttaattgaccatagatgcctaggtttatttctgggttctttattctgttcctttggtctatatgtctcttttggtaccagtactatgctgtcttgatgactgtggctttgtaatattgcctgaagtctgggagagttatgcctcttgcttagtttttgttcctcagaattgctttggcaattctgggtcgagttttgattttattgtttctattcttttcattttctctatttcctcttaatctttattatttcctttttcctactTGCTTTGGGattaatataattttccttttcatggccacacctgtggcatgtggaaattcctgggctggggtcaaatccgagctgcatctgtggcctataccacagcttgtggcaacgccagatccttaacccactgagcaaggccaggggtggaacctgcatcctcatggacactgtgtcaggttcttaatttgctgagccacagtgagaacttccagAATTAGTATGATCTTTTCCTAGTTTTTTAAGGTAGAAgattaggttattgatttgacaATAACCTAATATCTAACTACCTTTGGATGTCTCCCTAAccttttctaatatctcatttGGATCATAAATTTCTGTTACTTGGCCAGTGGTGCACCATGATCATGTAGTGGATAGTACCCTGCATTGTGGATCATAAATTTCTGTCTTAGCACTGCTTTATGCTGCATTCTATATGTTTTAATATGTTgtggaggtttttatttttttcattctactctagtgtgttttttaaattttccttgtgatttctttGACTCATTGGCTATTTAGGGAGtctgttgtttaatttccacatattttctaatttctcaaatttctttctgttattaatttctaatttaattccactaTAGTTGGATAGCATACTTTGTATGTTTTCAGTCCGTATAAATGTATTAaggcttgttttatggcctagcatAGGGcatatcctggagaatgtttcatgtgcacttgagaagaatatgtattctactGTTATAGGATAGAATATTCTACAGATGTCTGGTTAGGTCTatttggtttatagtgttgttcaAGCCTTCTATTTATTTTCCCCATAGGTGAGACCTGGAACCCTTTCAAATTACAGTACCAGCTGAGAAATGTAAGAGAGCGAATTGCAAAGAACCTAGTAGAGAAGGGTATTCTAACCACTGAGAAACAGAATTTCCTCCTATTTGACATGACTACTCACCCAGTGACCAATACAACAGAGAAACAACGACTAGTGAAAAAACTTCAAGATAGTGTCTTAGAGCGGTGGGTAAATGACCCTCAGCGTATGGACAAGCGAACACTAGCACTCCTGGTGCTAGCCCACTCCTCCGACGTGCTAGAGAATGTCTTCTCTTCTTTGACAGATGACAAGTATGACGTGGCAATGAATCGAGCCAAGGACCTAGTAGAACTGGATCCTGAGGTAGAGGGGACAAAGCACAGTGCCACAGAGATGATCTGGGCTGTGCTGGCAGCCTTCAATAAATCCTAAAGCCAGcaggtatttttccttttcccttgctGGCCAGTGACTGTGAGAGACACCATCACTGAATTTTGTGTGATGAGATgtttttcatcattcttttttccttctgttgaaTCAGACTCGTGATTTGGGGACAGCAACTTCAGGGCTTCTCCATAGACCTTGACTTATCAACAGAATTTATTTCACCTTATTATACTTCCACTCCAGAGGTGAATAAACTGGGTTAGAACCCACACACCCCTAGGAAACATTTTCTCTCACTTCTAGGTTTACTTCTATCCCGTGTTCCTTAGAATTAGCAGGACTATCTAAGTGAGATTTGGAGTTCTCTAGCCACAGAATGCAAATGAGATGTAGAGTAAAccatttatcacatttttaaagccTGTTTTCTATCTTAAATACGTATTTTCAGGCTGTCTCTAGGGCTCTAAGTAATATAGCTTATTGAAGTAACTGTCTCTCTGAATAAGGGGCAATGGAAACAAAACTAATTTTTGGAGCAGATGGTCTCTGGGAGGTAAATGTATGTCCCACTAGTgattttcttgtctttccttttctaacCTAATGAGAATTCCAAATTTGATTACCTGGTTCTCACAGCCCTAGAACAAGAAATATATTCTATACTGTCTCTTAGCATTATCCTACCCCATCATTCAGTAGAACAGAAGTCTAAGTGGAAAAAATGTCTGTGTCAACCACCTCCTTCATGCAGTCAGCATTGAATTTTATGAGGAAGGGAAGTGGCATCAGAATTTCCACTCTTTAGCACATGACTGTCCAGATGACTTTGAATGTCTCCACTTTGACCAAATTTAGGGAGTTGTAAATGTCAGTTGCTgaatagcagcaacctgagtccaGACAATATAACTAAACTCTAGATCTTCTGGTTCCCTAATTTGGCTTCCTAAATAAATTGATAGATTTTTCCCTATGTTTAAGGATTCTGGAAgtagttttgtctatttttagtCCATAGATGCCCTCCTAGTCATTAGTCATGTCTCAACATAACCATCTTTCTAACCAAACCTCTAAAACATTTTTCACTTCAGTAGTGAGTACAAAGAGAGCTTATTAAGGAAAATCCTATTTAGAAGGGCAATTTGATATTAAAAGCATCCTGATATAAAGTCTAGAATTTGGGAATATAAAGAGGACAGGCACCAAACTGCTAATGTCAAGCATTTGTTAGGCTGATACTTTTAATGCATCTTGCCTCTTGACAGCTACAGAGAAATGGACTATCAAATCGTTAATACAGATGACCCAGACCTGATACCAGATCTTCATGATCAGaagtaattaaatgaaattataattcTCATCTCCTCCCCTAAACCTGCCTAGCCCCACAAAATTCCCCAACTCAATTAACTTTTTTCACTTCAGGTTATATTTAAATGACTAGagatacaaattttaaagtgaaGCAAATTCTTAAATGAGAGCGTCAGTCTAGCTCTCTAAAAGTATAAAAACCAGTGCACATCTCTACCTGActtagtttttctttccatttgaacAATTCGGCATGAATTGAAACCAggttttcctgtggaaagtttcagcTTGATTGGGTTGGGGGGGTAGGGTGTAGAAGTTGAGTTGAGTTCTTTCTAGTAACTCTTggtcagtgtttatttttatattatatctcAATAGGATGAGGATGTCTTCAGTTTGAATCTGCATAATGTTTACTGCAAAACCGCTTTTCATTTAATGCATATGGCCttcacatttctgtataataaagATCAATTATTGGCTCTCTGGTCTCTCCGTGCAGTTTTACAACCTCAGTTATTTTACCTGGAAATAAGAACTTTCCACATCAGGCCGGTAACACTTCCCCTTTACAGGGCACACATTAAGGTAAACCTTAACCCCAACTAATGTAAAGTCTGAATAGTGTCTCCATTTCAAGCAAAATAAGTTATTCACTTATACCATTATTACCATGAAGAGAATAGGTATATTCTGTCCTCTTAATAACTACTTGTAAGTGGCACCTGAATTTACTGGAAGAGCTGAAAGTCTTAAGTTCCAAATGTAGGTAACATATCTAACTATAACAGTTAACTGCATATGAAAAGTAAGATAATCGTGCTTATAATTGGCTTggtgttcttcatttctttatgatgtctatagcacaaggaacaaTAGGAATATTTACTATAATTGtttatactttatttcttttctttgtttttggtttgtttgtttgcttttagggccacacttgcagcacatggaggttgccaggctaggggtcaaatcggagctgcccacctgcaccagagccacagcaacttgggatctgagccgcaactgtgacctacaccacagctcaaaacaccagatcctgggatcaaacccccatcctcatgaatactagtcggattcgtttctgctgcaccacaatgggaactccctaaactttgtaattttttattttagacaaaGCATTGTTCACATAAGTTACCCTTTAAcaatgtttctcaaagtgtggtgcATCAAAATAAcctttggggggagttcctgtagtggctcagtggttaacgaatccgactagaaaccatgaggttgagggttcgatccctggccttgctcagtgggttgaggatctggtgttgccgtgagctgtggtgtaggtcgcagacgtggcttggatcccgtgttgctgtggctctggcgtaggccagtagctacaactctaattggacccctagcctgggaaccccaaaatgccatgggagcagccctagaaaaggcaaaaagacaaaataataataataacctttgGGTACTTGGACAAAATACAGGATCCTAATAAATCAGTCTCTGGGTTTGGGGTCTTAGGAAGCTGCATTATAAACAGTCTCTAAAAGCTTACATGTTGAAAGTTGAGAAtactgctttatattttattgccTATAATTCATTCATCCAATAACTGAGTTCTTACAAATTAACTGGCATTTGCTAGGTGTGACAATAAGACGGTATATAGGACACAATTTCAGCTCCCAAGAACTCACATTTAAAAGTGAGAAgatattttgtgatttaaaaaaggcTCAAATAGATGTACAAACTTGATGTATGGAAGCACAGAGAAATGGCATTCTTCCTGGGAATGTTAGGAAGGACTAGGTCAAGGGGTTGTATTTATTTACAGTGGCTTTCATGTATTGATCACTTTTCTTGTGAGGTACTATGCTTTATATAGTTTCTTGTTTATACCTTCCAACTCTAAAGAACCCTAGAtggttattttaaagaaaactcagaGAGGTAGCGAAGCTTGCCTAAGGACACAGTGCAGAGCTTGAGTTCAAATACTTGATTTTAACCACTaccctctcctgcctccacttAAATTCAGCGTTGAAAAATCtcaggctgaggaggaggagctgaGCCTATTCTGGGCTAAGGAAACAATacaaaatgtacaaaataattTGTGTTAGAATTTCATGAATGTGTGTGCTTTTCACATATGTCTAGATTTCCAAAAGAGGGCATTCAAGTTGTAGACTAAAGAAGGGTTTTTGAAACCAgcagattatttttgttttattccttctccgatgcttttttatataaaacttttcTGACTTAGCATGTTCCTTCTTCCTAATAACCTCTTTTAACACTTTGTACAGGGCAAGTGTGCTGGACATAAATTACCTcagtttttgagaaaatatttatttatccttcacttttgaaggataatttctctggatatagaattctagattgatgagtggttttttggtttgtttctttgtttttatttttatggccacgcccacagcacatgggagttcccaggccagggactgaacctgtgccacagctgcaacccaagctactgcagtcattattattattatttattatttttattattttttttattttagggctgcacccgcagcatacagaagttcccaggctaggggttgaattggagctgcagctaagagCTTTgccacaacctcagcaacaccagatctgagccatatttatGACCTGtgttacagctcatggcaatgctggatacctaaCCCATTGGGtaagtccaaggatcaaacccacatcctgaacactatgttgggttcttaaccagtgagccacaattggaaccatgagtgttttctttttcttttctttttttgtttttttgtttttcgttttttgttttttagggctgcacttacggcatatggaagttcccagtctaggggtcaaatcagaactaaagctgccagcctattccacagctacagcaatgaaggatcctagctgcatctgtgacctataccacagctcacagcaaggccggatacCCATcacactgagtgagtccagggatcaaacctgcatctttatggatactagtcagatttgtttccgctgtgccacaacgggaactccccatgaataTTTTCTGGTAGCAGGTGTTaacaaaaccataaagaaaagaattctAATTGAAAGATATTATTCTTCCATTTCCtgatgggttaaagatcctgtattgtcactgcagtagctcatttgctctgtggcatgagtttgatcctggcctcagaactttcacatgccacaggtgtggccaaaagaaaaaaaaattttttaggagttcccgtcgtggcgcagtggttaacgaatccaactaggaaccatgaggttgcgggttcggtccctgcccttgctcagtgggttatcgatccggcgttgccgtgagctgtggtgtaggtcgcagacgcggctcggatcccacgttgctgtggctctggcgtaggccggtggctacagctccgattcaacccctagcctgggaacctccatatgccgtggaagcggccgaagagatagcaacaacaacaacaacaaaagacaaaaaaaaaaaaaaaaaaaaaaaaattttaaatgtccatgttttaaaaattagatgacccctagcctgggaacctccatatgccacgggagcagccctagaaaaggcaaaaagacaaaaaataaataaataaataataaaaattagatggCTTAATTTGGCCTCACTTTTCTGCTTCATCTTACTCTTCCTATTAGATacctttttaagctttttattgaATCATACACAGGGAAAAGtacataaatcaaaataaatgtaaaatgtacaaCTCCCCAATAAATAGTGAGCATTCCCATGTAACCAGCACCCTGGTCAAGAAACAAAACATGACCAGTTCCCCAAAAGCCCCCTTCATTCCCTCCAGTCcctatataccttttttttttttttttttaaggccaagaCCACAGCATGcagacctgaaccactgcagtgacaacaacagatccttaacccactaagccacacaggaactcccccttaaaGGGAAACACAatcctgactttttttctttttggccacacttttcggcatatagaagttcccaggccaggggtcaaatccaggctgcaggtgcaacctacaccacagctgcagcaacatggatttcttaacccactgtgccacagtgggaactccccaaaatcatgactttttttttttctttttatggcacacctgcagcatatggatgttctcagggtaggtgttgaatcggagctgcagctacaggcctacaccactgccccagcaacaccagatccttaacccactgagctaggccaggaatcaaacccacatcctcacagacaatatgttgggttcttaacctactgagccacagtgggaactcccctgactttCAATAGATTGGTTTTGCTTTTGAACATTATattaatgaaatcatacagtatgtattttTATGACTTGATTATTTTACTTTGAACATTTGAGTTGTTCTAATTTGGAGCAAttatagagctgctatgaacacatgTTTCAATGAACATGAGAATGCATTTCAGTTGGATATAtgtacctaagagtggaattgctgggctatagggttttaatttcatttagctTTAATATATAGTGCCACCAGTTTTCCAAAgtatggttgtaccaatttactctCCCACCAGCCATACAAAAGAGCTTTTAAATTGTTAAGTCACAGGTTTGGGGAACATGATTGGACTGAACACAAATCTGAATAAATGAAGGCCACTGTTCACTCCTGTGACAATGCTTTAATTTATAGAAACTGGACTTCTTCAGTGGGCTTCAGAGGGTCTCTGCATACCCTAAAATATGTACAATATTTTTGCTTGCATGCATGCATATTCTGTATATATGCattttggaaagagaagaaatatagcTTGCATCAAGTTCAAAAATCAGATTTccgggagttccactgtggctcagcataacaaacctgactagtatccataggatgtgggttcgatccctggctcttcccagtgggttaaggatctggcattgccatgagttgtagtgtaggtcacagacttggttcagatcctgggttgctgtggctgtggtgtaggctggaggatacagttccaattggaaccctagtctggaacttccatatgctgcgagtgcagcccttaaaaaaaaatcagatttccaTACTTTGGAAAACTGGTATCAGTATATGCTAAAGCTGAATGTAATCCAATACACAGAGACACATTAAGAATATctgctttaaagaaagaaagaaaaaaagaatgattgctTTATGAAGTCCAACAACCAAGAAgctatttgaaagaaaaagaaaaagctagttGCTTGCTATTAACAAACTCTTTTACATTGGTTATGGTGTGTTGACATAAACTCTGAATAGCTATGTTTgacctcttcatttttctttcatttttagcaggttaaaattctctattaaaatagcttcaggaattcccactgttgcatggtgggttaagaatccagatgcagggagttccctttgtgactcagtggtaacgaattcaactagtatacatgaggatgtgggttcaatccctggccctgctcagtgggtgagggtcctggcattgccctcagctgtggtgtaggtcacagatgtggctcagatctagcattgctatggctgagatgtaggccagcagctacatctccaattggacctctagcctgggaacttccatgtgccgcaggtgcggccctaaaaaacaaacaaataaataaataaataaatagcttcagggtgttccctagtggtctagtggttaggagtcAACGCTTTCACCCCTGAAgccctgggaactgagatcccacgtcaagctgctgcatgctgtggccaaaaaaaaaaaaaaaagcttcataacGTGTTGATAACTATCTATTTTGacaacagctttactgagatataaggcacataccataaaatatacctatttaaagtgaataatttggtttggggtttgttttttttttagta encodes the following:
- the GOLPH3L gene encoding Golgi phosphoprotein 3-like isoform X2, with protein sequence MTTLTHRARRSEVGKNNEKKVESEEDTNQDRSQDNEDSGDSKDIRLTLMEEVLLLGLKDKEVLLKSDSPTGDVLLDETLKHIKATEPTETVQTWIELLTGETWNPFKLQYQLRNVRERIAKNLVEKGILTTEKQNFLLFDMTTHPVTNTTEKQRLVKKLQDSVLERWVNDPQRMDKRTLALLVLAHSSDVLENVFSSLTDDKYDVAMNRAKDLVELDPEVEGTKHSATEMIWAVLAAFNKS
- the GOLPH3L gene encoding Golgi phosphoprotein 3-like isoform X1; its protein translation is MTTLTHRARRSEVGKNNEKKVESEEDTNQDRSQDNEDSGDSKDIRLTLMEEVLLLGLKDKEGYTSFWNDCISSGLRGGILIELAMRGRIYLEPPTMRKKRLLDRKVLLKSDSPTGDVLLDETLKHIKATEPTETVQTWIELLTGETWNPFKLQYQLRNVRERIAKNLVEKGILTTEKQNFLLFDMTTHPVTNTTEKQRLVKKLQDSVLERWVNDPQRMDKRTLALLVLAHSSDVLENVFSSLTDDKYDVAMNRAKDLVELDPEVEGTKHSATEMIWAVLAAFNKS